The nucleotide window ttattagtCCTAAGATTATTTTGCTTCGATGCCTCAAAAATGTTAAATTCATAAGTGATTTACTAATGTTAATTACTGGTGACAGTCAGGAGGACCCTCATGGCCAGTTCTTTTAGGAAGAAGAGATAGCACAACAGCTAACCGAACTCTTGCCAATCAAAATCTTCCAGGACCCAATGAATCCCTTGATGGACTCAAAGCCAAGTTCCAAAATGTTGGCCTCAACGGCAATACTGATCTAGTTGCATTATctggtatttaaattttcattcagAATCAAGTGTCTATATTTTCAACCAAATGTTGTACAGGATGCCATATATTCAAACTGAACATTTGTTACTTTTACTGCAGGAGCTCATACATTCGGAAGGGTACAGTGTCAATTATTTATTGACCGATTAtacaatttcaaaaacacaaatCTTCCAGATCCAACCCTAGACGCAACCTTTTTACAGGAGCTTCGAGCTTTATGCCCAAAAGGAGGAAATGGCAGTGTTTTGGTTAATTTCGATGCCTCAACTCCAGATGCTTTCAACAATGATTATTTCACCCGTCTTCAACAAAACAAGGGCCTTCTTCAGAGCGACCAAGAGCTGTTCTCAACTCGCGGTGCTGATACCGTTGACATTGTCAAGCTCTACAGCTCCAACCAGGGAGCTTTCTTTCAGAGCTTCGTGGTTTCAATGATCCGGATGGGAAACCTGAGCTCTCTGATGGGAAGTCAAGGCGAAGTTAGATTGAATTGCAGAAGGGTTAATGGAAATGGAATTTCAAGTGTGCTTAATGGTGATGACATGATTACCTCTATGTAAGTGAAGGTAGAAAGGATGGTGTGAAAATGATTTGGGATGTTGTTTGTAATGTTTTGAAAGTTATTATTTGTTCAAAGAGAGTTCGTGTTTCACAGGCTGATGTTGTGATTCTTCATGTTTGGTGGAAATACTCTGCAACAATTCTAATTCAGTTCTATTAACATCTCACAAACATAAGATGTCCAATTTAGTCAATAAACTAAAGCATCAAATgtaatatgtgtgtgtgtgtgtgtataacgAACTCAAGATAAAGAAAAGCCTTAATACTGAATTTTTACAAGCTTCTTCTGACAAACCAATGAAATTGTAAGATAATATTCACCCGAGATCTGAATCAGCTAGATGAAACAAGTCTTATTATCTCTTTCGTTGAGTTCAATTCTTTTTTACACACATGAAACAGACACATGTAATGCACGAACAAAAGTCCTAACAGCAACAGCAATAGAGAGAGTAGCTCTCACCTGAGTTGTTGTTTTATGAACATTTTTGAGAAAAGTAAAACCTGGGAAATTTTCACGCACCCTTAAGAGAGACCAACAACCTTTCCAGTTGTAGTGTCAATATCAATATCATAAAAGCATGGCCTTGTGGGGAGACCTGGCATTGTACTCATCGTCCCAACTAGAGGATAAATGAACCCAGCCCCAATGCTAGCTCTTACATCCCGTATTGGTAAGACGAATCCACTTGGGGCTCCCTTCTCAGAAGCATTGTGCGAAAATGAATACTGAGTTTTGGCCATGCAGATAGGGAGACCAGAAAACCCTTGCTTGCTGTACATCTCAATTTGTTTCTCAGCCTAGTTGCACAAAAATTTAATTCCAAGTCAATAAAAGAAGTCCTGAAGTGACTGTGGGTGAAGGaagaaataacaatattttcgCTCGGTGTTTTGGAGACTGCaaacttgaagaaaaaattggcacatttgaagaaaaaaattggcaACTCTTCTGCATGAAGGGAAATGACTTCCATATTTCCAGCTGGAAAACAGCTTCTTTATGCCTAATTAAAAGAGACAATTCCCATCCTGACTATGCTTTTCAAGAAAGATAATAAGTATTTGCCTCAACTTAGACATTTTTCAGGTTCTGAGAGGACTGAATGAGTCGATTTAAGATCAAACTTCACAACTTGCTAATGCAATTCAACTTCAGTTAAGTAGGATGAATAAGATGATTATGCAAAAAGAGAGTCAACTGTTAGAACAAGGCATGACATGTTTACCTGCTCTGAGTATTCAACACCACTTGCACCATAGGACCTTGCTATTGcctctattttttctttaatactAACATCCAAAGGATACAAGAACTTCAGTGGCTGTGTCACATTCTCACAAGCTTTTTGAACCGCAATTCCAAGGTCCACCTAAAAATCATGATGCAGATAAACTTCTAGTAAATGGAAGCAACAAATTAGTTCTTACAGGGTTGGTTCTATCACATAAAAATATGCCAAAAAAAACCTACTCAGAATCATTCCACATGTAGTAAAAGCATAAGCCTTTCtgatttttctaatatattgaGAATTTTGTTCCTCCCTTGgctatgaaatatcatttagttTTGCCACAATGTAAATTCATGAAGTTCTACTGTCAAAGATGAACCAGCTACATTCATCAGAATAAAGCAACGAGGTTCATGCACAGTGACAAATGAGGCAACAGAAAAATTAGCATTAGTGCACTGGGTTTCGGCTCAGAAAAAAGTAAAGTGCTTGAAAGTAGACCATAAGACATTCATGCTCTAAGAACAGGGAAACTGCAGGAAACAGCAGAATATCTGATATTCTCTGACGAAGACATGATATGTGTAGAATGTTAAGAACCAGAGAAAGCAGTTGTTAGATTAACGCATTTTGAgctatcattaatttattttaaattatgtaattttaggAGTAGAGATGAGGTAAATTCTTCTCAGTTTACTGAATCTAAGGTTAATAAGTGACTAACCGCTCCTTTTCCACCATGCGCATGGTGAGTACAAATCACAGCATCATATGCCCCAGCAGCCAGTGCTGCATTTCTTACTGCATTTAGTTCTGCTTCGGTATCAGTTGCAAACATGTTCACAGCTACAACAACATTCACACCATATGCCTTGGTGTTTGAAATATGCCTGGCCAGATTCACACAACCAGCTTCAACAAGAGCCACATTCTCATTTAAGTACGCACGGTCAAGAGGCTTTCCGGCAACAACCTCTGGCCCGCCACCATGCATTTTCAAGGCCCTTATAGTTGCCACAATAACAGCACACTGAGGAGTTAAACCACTATATCGGCACTTAATATTCATGAACTTCTCGGTTCCAATATCAGCACCAAAACCTGCTTCAGTGACCACAAAACCACCCGGTCCCACCAGCTTCAGTGCAATCTTATCAGCCACTATAGAAGAGTTTCCATGAGCTATATTTGCAAAAGGGCCGGCATGAACAAGAACAGGAGTTCCTTCAAGGGTCTGCATCAAAGTGGGGTTGATGGCATCCTTCATTAGCACAGTCAAAGCGCCTCCAACACCAAGATCATCAGCAGTTACTGGATCACCTGCCTTGCTATTTCCAACCACCATATTTCCAAGCCTCTCTCTCATATCAGCTAAAGATGTTGTGAGTGCCAAAACTGCCATTATCTCACTAGCAACTGAGATATCAAATCCTGTTTCCCTCGTCATCCCCTTTTCTTCTGGTCCCTGGCCAACGGTAATCTTTCTTAAGAATCTATCATTCACATCCATCACTCTCCTCCATGTGATGGAATCCGGGTCAATATCAAGCCTTGCAAATTTTTTAACTTCCTGTGGTGTAAGATCCTCTGGCTTGGTCTTGGAAATACCAAGCTTCTTCAGTCGCCTAAACATTATGTCACTAAAGCTACGCTTCCCTTCTTTGTTTGGTGGGCACAGTCGGTTCAAGAGAGCCTTATCTGATTGTGTTGACTCATGGAATATCCTGGTGTCAATGGCAGCAGCAAGAAGATTGTTTGCTGCTGTAATAGCATGGATGTCCCCTGTTAAATGAAGATTGAACTCATCCATTGGGATCACTTGACTGTAACCACCACCTGCTGCACCCCCTTTAATTCCAAAGGTCGGTCCTTGTGATGGTTGACGAACACAGGTAACAACCTAACATCAAAATCAGTAAATGGGGTCAGGTTTAAACTAAACAGAGTCCCCACATACAGCAATATAGCCACCGGTCACAAATTAAAATTCTGCAACAACCATAAAGACAGCTTTATCTAGAGAGCCTGGAGGTAAACAAAAAGGTTTATATAAACTACAATATTCAAAAAACCAGAACTGTGACAGtcaatttccatttttttttttcctcctttttctcttttggcCCAAACAGGCTCAGTTTTCAGACAACAGTGTGCAGACCATCTTCAAAAATGTTATGGCTTGTTTTACAATGAACATAAGGCATTGAATTTAGCAGATTTAGATGGAAAAAAGGTGTCCTATTGAGAAGCACTCCATCTTAAACAGACAAAAATTCAAGAGATTAATATCCCaccaaatataattcaaagtgcAGCTAATATTTATGCAAGTAAATATTTTAGTGATCATTCCATTGGAAGAATTTTTACCAACTTCCACTCTAAAAAGGGTATTAACTCTTTTTGCAAAATTAGTAAATGGAGATATAGCTTACATCCAGAAGCAAATTCTAGTTTATTTCACATTAATTCCATGTAGTGTTCGCTGGcatctgaaattaaaaaacattgcTCCAGTTTATATATCAGCAATGAAAGAACTGTCACTTTCTAGCTAGTTACACCATAGCCAAAAGTAGAATTTGAAGATGTTAGGAAATACAAACAGTTGATGGTGAGCCAACATCATTGTTATCTCTTAGATTTCCCCCAAACTAGTAACATCTAAAAAAGTTGAAACAGACAAACAAGGGCCTATAAGAAAAATGAACTTGTTAAGGCACATTTGAAGCACATGCCATTGTCTCTTAGTTCCCGTCAAAATAATAACAGCTAAAAGAGTTTGAAATAGCAGAAAATACACATAAGCAGTAATCTCATGCCATGCCCCTGGGACATAGGAAGCTAGTGACAAATGCTAATAGATAAGTGGACAAAGCACGAAATTTTTTCAAGGAAATACTGATTCAACAGAATATCGAGCAAACCAGTTTGCAGTGGCCAAGAAAAAGATTACAAAATTGCTCTTTGTAACCCATTCAAAGACACAaagataattttcaaatttccagATTTTCTTAGCAATAACATGGCTTGCTTG belongs to Mangifera indica cultivar Alphonso chromosome 2, CATAS_Mindica_2.1, whole genome shotgun sequence and includes:
- the LOC123209792 gene encoding peroxidase A2-like; its protein translation is MSSFRYLFVVALFCGLVLEGSYSQAQLSPNFYAATCPFVYSIIRGVLLRAFRSDPRIGASLLRLHFHDCFVQGCDASILLDGTDTIDSEKGGLGNNNSVRGFEVIDEMKAAVEMACPGIVSCADILAIAAEESVLFSGGPSWPVLLGRRDSTTANRTLANQNLPGPNESLDGLKAKFQNVGLNGNTDLVALSGAHTFGRVQCQLFIDRLYNFKNTNLPDPTLDATFLQELRALCPKGGNGSVLVNFDASTPDAFNNDYFTRLQQNKGLLQSDQELFSTRGADTVDIVKLYSSNQGAFFQSFVVSMIRMGNLSSLMGSQGEVRLNCRRVNGNGISSVLNGDDMITSM
- the LOC123209790 gene encoding formate--tetrahydrofolate ligase: MTSSSKTVRKLQVVTPVPADIDIANSIEPLHISEIAQELNLGPSHYDLYGKYKAKVLLSVLDEIKGSGDGYYVVVGGITPTPLGEGKSTTTVGLCQALGAFLDKKVVTCVRQPSQGPTFGIKGGAAGGGYSQVIPMDEFNLHLTGDIHAITAANNLLAAAIDTRIFHESTQSDKALLNRLCPPNKEGKRSFSDIMFRRLKKLGISKTKPEDLTPQEVKKFARLDIDPDSITWRRVMDVNDRFLRKITVGQGPEEKGMTRETGFDISVASEIMAVLALTTSLADMRERLGNMVVGNSKAGDPVTADDLGVGGALTVLMKDAINPTLMQTLEGTPVLVHAGPFANIAHGNSSIVADKIALKLVGPGGFVVTEAGFGADIGTEKFMNIKCRYSGLTPQCAVIVATIRALKMHGGGPEVVAGKPLDRAYLNENVALVEAGCVNLARHISNTKAYGVNVVVAVNMFATDTEAELNAVRNAALAAGAYDAVICTHHAHGGKGAVDLGIAVQKACENVTQPLKFLYPLDVSIKEKIEAIARSYGASGVEYSEQAEKQIEMYSKQGFSGLPICMAKTQYSFSHNASEKGAPSGFVLPIRDVRASIGAGFIYPLVGTMSTMPGLPTRPCFYDIDIDTTTGKVVGLS